In a single window of the Gadus chalcogrammus isolate NIFS_2021 chromosome 20, NIFS_Gcha_1.0, whole genome shotgun sequence genome:
- the LOC130373160 gene encoding pyridoxal kinase-like translates to MECRVLSIQSHVVRGYVGNKSASFPLQVLGFEVDSINSVQFSNHTGYAHWKGQVLTAEELNVLYEGIKLNNVNHYDYVLTGYSRDVSFLEMVVDIVAELKEANPSLVYVCDPVMGDHGAMYVPEMLLPVYRDKVVPVANILTPNQFEAELLTGRKMKTEKDAVEIMDLLHKMGPETVVLTSTDLHSKLGDPYLVVLGSQRIVKPDGSSSSQKIRMDIPKVDAVFVGTGDLFAAMLLAWTHHYPKDLKAACEKTVSLMHHVIKRTITYANEMAGPGKKPSPAQLELRMVQSKKDIEDPALVVEATVL, encoded by the exons ATGGAGTGCCGTGTCCTGTCTATTCAGAGTCACGTGGTCCGGGGATACGTAGGGAACAAATCGGCTTCATTCCCGTTGCAG GTTCTTGGGTTTGAAGTTGACTCGATCAACTCAGTGCAGTTCTCCAATCACACAG GTTACGCCCACTGGAAAGGACAAGTGCTAACAGCAGAGGAGCTCAACGTGCTATATGAGGGCATCAAACTCAACAATGTCAATCACTATGACTACGTGCTCACCG gctaCAGCAGGGATGTTTCCTTCCTGGAGATGGTGGTCGACATTGTTGCAGAGCTGAAGGAAGCCAATCCCAGTTTGGTGTACG TTTGTGATCCAGTTATGGGGGACCACGGAGCTATG TATGTTCCTGAGATGCTGCTGCCTGTGTACAGAGACAAAGTGGTACCCGTTGCCAACATCCTCACACCTAACCAGTTTGAGGCAGA GTTGTTAACGGGAAGGAAGATGAAAACGGAAAAGGATGCTGTTGAA ATCATGGACCTGCTTCATAAGATGGGACCAGAGACGGTGGTTCTCACCAGCACAGACCTGCACTCAAAGCTTGGGGACCCGTACCTGGTGGTACTTGGTAGTCAGAGGATAG TGAAACCGGacgggagcagcagcagccagaagATTCGGATGGACATCCCCAAAGTGGATGCAGTGTTTGTGGGAACGGGCGACCTGTTTGCAGCCATGCTCCTGGCCTGGACCCACCACTACCCCAAGGACCTGAAG GCGGCCTGTGAGAAAACGGTCTCCTTAATGCATCACGTCATTAAAAGGACCATTACCTACGCCAAcg AGATGGCTGGCCCTGGGAAGAAACCCAGCCCTGCCCAGCTGGAGCTTCGGATGGTCCAGAGCAAGAAGGACATTGAAGACCCGGCCCTCGTAGTGGAGGCTACAGTtttataa